Proteins encoded within one genomic window of Humulus lupulus chromosome 1, drHumLupu1.1, whole genome shotgun sequence:
- the LOC133807545 gene encoding telomere repeat-binding factor 2 translates to MGAPKQKWTAEEEAALKAGVIKHGAGKWRTILTDPEFSSILHLRSNVDLKDKWRNINVTAIWGSRQKAKLALKKNLPTPKHDNNSLAVASVLQNGEEIVDAKPLAISGGTLRNTNSKEPNARLDKLILDAITNLKELRGSDRAAIAMYIEEKYWAPPNLKKLLSTKLKHMAANGKLIKVKHRYRIGPSSTGAEKRRSSSVLPLEERSKDHLVAEKSDVIILTKSQVDADLSKMRSMTAQEAAAAAARAVAEAEAAIAAAEAAAREAEAAEAEAEAAQVFAKAAMKALKSRTLRC, encoded by the exons ATGGGTGCTCCTAAACAGAAGTGGACAGCAGAAGAAGAAGCAGCCCTTAAAGCTGGAGTAATTAAACACGGGGCAGGAAAATGGCGCACGATACTCACAGATCCAGAGTTCAGTTCCATACTCCATTTGCGTTCAAATGTTGATCTCAAG GATAAATGGAGAAACATCAATGTAACTGCAATATGGGGGTCCAGGCAGAAGGCTAAGCTTGCTCTTAAAAAGAACCTACCAACACCTAAACATGATAACAACTCTTTGGCTGTGGCTTCTGTACTTCAAAATGGCGAAGAAATTGTTGATGCTAAGCCTCTTGCGATTTCTGGTGGAACATTGCGAAATACCAATTCAAAAGAACCAAATGCAAG GTTGGATAAGCTTATATTAGATGCTATCACCAATTTGAAGGAGCTGAGGGGTTCTGACAGGGCTGCAATTGCTATGTACATAGAG GAGAAATATTGGGCGCCCCCAAACCTCAAAAAGCTGCTATCAACGAAATTAAAGCATATGGCAGCTAATGGGAAACTGATTAAG gttaagcatagATACAGGATTGGACCAAGCTCAACAGGTGCTGAAAAGAGAAGAAGCTCATCCGTGTTACCTCTCGAGGAAAGGTCAAAGGATCACTTGGTGGCAGAGAAGAGTGATGTCATTATTCTTACTAAATCCCAGGTTGATGCAGATCTTTCAAAGATGAGGAGCATGACTGCACAAGAGGCAGCTGCAGCCGCTGCACGGGCAGTTGCTGAGGCAGAAGCTGCCATTGCAGCAGCTGAAGCGGCAGCAAGAGAGGCAGAGGCAGCTGAAGCTGAAGCAGAGGCAGCACAAGTTTTTGCCAAAGCAGCAATGAAGGCATTGAAAAGTAGAACTCTTCGTTGTTG A
- the LOC133807571 gene encoding uncharacterized protein LOC133807571, with protein sequence MSSVATKISPRSLTRLFASPNPLSRTLSAATATEPRTQKLERIADELLDLTKLERYDYSVLFRHKMGLNRYGPAVSAPSSGGSGAAGSGTASADAKAAEKTAFDIKLEKFDAAAKIKIIKEVRTFTDLGLKEAKELVEKVPVVLKKGLTKEEAGPIMEKLKELGATVVLE encoded by the coding sequence ATGTCTTCCGTAGCCACAAAAATTTCCCCCAGGTCTCTCACCAGGCTCTTCGCCTCCCCAAATCCCCTTTCTCGCACCCTATCCGCCGCCACAGCCACCGAGCCTCGAACCCAGAAGCTCGAGCGAATCGCCGACGAGCTCCTCGACCTCACAAAGCTCGAGAGGTACGACTACTCTGTTCTCTTCCGCCACAAAATGGGCCTCAACCGGTACGGTCCGGCGGTCTCAGCCCCCAGCTCTGGTGGTTCAGGAGCGGCCGGATCTGGGACGGCATCAGCTGATGCTAAGGCGGCGGAGAAGACGGCGTTCGACATTAAGCTTGAGAAGTTCGATGCAGCGGCGAAGATCAAGATCATAAAGGAGGTGAGAACTTTTACCGATTTGGGCCTGAAAGAGGCCAAGGAGTTGGTGGAGAAGGTTCCTGTTGTGTTGAAGAAGGGGTTGACCAAAGAGGAGGCTGGTCCCATAATGGAGAAGCTCAAGGAGTTGGGTGCTACTGTGGTATTGGAATAA